A part of Bacteroidia bacterium genomic DNA contains:
- a CDS encoding type I restriction endonuclease subunit R: protein MSVSKTNEAALEAAIEKALTGTCLEEIQSAGKTMPETLVMGEPVAPYRSGNGYYIGNPNDFNPKYAIDETRFWHFLETTQAEELEKLKRSSDWKLKILERYDRMVKKYGVLRVLRKGLEVEDAHFTMLYQLPMASSSQTVKDNFEKNEFSVTRQVRYNQENTRESIDMVVFVNGLAIVTLELKNPWTGQTARAHGIKQYQKDRNIQQPLLNFGRCIVHFAVDTDEVYMCTKLTGANSFFLPFNKGHNKGKGNPPNPFGHKTDYLWREVFSRKSLTNIIQHFVRFDGKPTDVLNKRTLFFPRYHQIDVVRKILSHASQKGVGHTYLIQHSAGSGKSNSITWAAYQLIETYPESEDLPGSKGIQHPLFDSVIVVTDRRLLDKQLRENIKEFSEVKNIVAPAFSSKELKDSLEQQKKIIITTIQKFPFIVDGIADLSDKRFAVIIDEAHSSQSGSASDNMNKAMGTSANEEEEEDAQDKILKAMKARKMKGNASYLAFTATPKNATLERFGIKQEDGSFKPFHLYSMKQAIEEGFILDVLANYTTYKSYYEIEKSIEDNPLFDTRKAQKKLRAYVERDKRTIATKAEIMMEHFIRNVYNTKKLKGLAKGMVVTQNIESAIRYYLAIKNILKDKGNPFKIAIAFSGKKAVDGVEYTEGDLNGFAEKDTRDKFDSDDYRLLVVANKYLTGFDQPKLCTMYVDKKLQGVLAVQALSRLNRAADKLGKKTEDLFVLDFFNQVEDIKASFDPFYTSTTLSRETDINVLHELKGILDDVGVYEWTEVETFVEKYFEGVDAQLLSPLIDVAANRFNHELNLEDDEKADFKIKAKQFVKIYGQMASIMKYEKIEWEKLFWFLKFLIPKLVVKTKEDELIDELLESVDLSTYGLERTKLNHSIALDDSETELEPQNPNPRGAHGGGEEVDPLDEIIRTFNERFYSGWDETPEESRIRTISFFRNVTQHKDYESKVKNNSDMQNSEIALKKIMDEVFLAKRKANVEEYKKWVTDEAYKIGMIELMKRMIDIPNLGR from the coding sequence ATGAGTGTTAGCAAAACCAATGAAGCCGCGCTCGAAGCTGCCATAGAAAAAGCCTTAACCGGCACTTGCCTGGAAGAAATACAATCCGCTGGAAAGACCATGCCGGAAACCCTGGTGATGGGTGAGCCTGTCGCACCTTACCGCTCGGGCAACGGGTATTACATCGGCAATCCCAATGACTTCAATCCCAAATACGCCATAGACGAAACGCGCTTCTGGCATTTTCTTGAAACGACTCAAGCAGAAGAACTCGAAAAACTCAAGCGATCATCCGACTGGAAACTCAAAATTCTGGAACGTTATGACCGCATGGTCAAAAAATACGGTGTGCTCCGTGTCCTCCGCAAAGGACTGGAAGTCGAAGATGCCCATTTTACCATGCTCTACCAATTGCCCATGGCCAGCAGCAGCCAGACGGTAAAAGACAATTTTGAGAAAAACGAGTTCAGCGTCACCCGTCAGGTTCGCTACAACCAGGAAAATACCCGCGAAAGCATCGACATGGTGGTATTTGTCAATGGGTTGGCCATCGTTACGCTCGAACTCAAAAACCCATGGACAGGGCAAACTGCCAGGGCACATGGCATAAAACAATACCAAAAAGACCGGAATATACAGCAACCACTGCTCAATTTTGGGCGCTGTATTGTGCATTTTGCCGTAGATACCGATGAGGTATATATGTGCACAAAACTGACGGGTGCCAACTCCTTCTTCCTGCCATTCAACAAAGGACACAACAAGGGCAAAGGCAATCCGCCCAACCCTTTTGGTCATAAGACAGATTATCTTTGGAGAGAAGTATTCAGCCGTAAAAGCCTGACAAATATCATCCAGCACTTTGTGCGGTTTGACGGCAAACCCACAGATGTCTTAAACAAGCGCACCTTATTTTTCCCACGTTACCACCAAATAGATGTGGTGCGTAAAATATTGAGCCATGCTTCGCAAAAAGGAGTAGGACATACCTATTTGATTCAGCACTCTGCCGGTTCGGGCAAATCCAACTCTATTACCTGGGCGGCCTATCAACTCATAGAAACCTATCCCGAAAGCGAAGATCTTCCCGGTTCCAAAGGCATTCAGCATCCGTTGTTTGATTCGGTAATTGTGGTAACAGATAGAAGATTGCTGGACAAACAACTACGCGAGAACATTAAGGAATTTTCAGAAGTCAAGAATATTGTCGCCCCGGCTTTTTCCTCCAAAGAATTAAAAGACAGCCTGGAGCAGCAAAAGAAGATCATCATTACCACCATTCAAAAGTTTCCTTTTATTGTAGACGGCATTGCCGATTTAAGTGATAAGCGATTTGCCGTAATTATTGATGAAGCCCACAGTTCGCAAAGCGGATCAGCTTCAGACAATATGAATAAGGCCATGGGTACGAGCGCAAATGAAGAAGAGGAAGAAGATGCACAAGACAAAATTCTGAAAGCCATGAAAGCCCGAAAAATGAAGGGCAATGCCTCATACCTGGCATTTACAGCCACACCCAAAAATGCTACCCTGGAGCGTTTTGGCATTAAACAGGAAGATGGTTCTTTCAAACCTTTCCATCTCTACTCCATGAAGCAGGCCATTGAAGAAGGTTTTATTCTGGATGTACTGGCCAACTACACCACCTACAAAAGCTATTATGAAATAGAAAAGTCCATAGAAGACAATCCGCTTTTTGACACCAGAAAAGCGCAGAAAAAATTGCGGGCTTATGTCGAGCGGGATAAACGCACCATTGCCACCAAAGCTGAGATCATGATGGAGCATTTTATCCGCAATGTGTACAACACCAAAAAACTCAAAGGCTTAGCCAAAGGCATGGTGGTGACACAAAACATCGAGTCGGCCATTCGCTACTATTTGGCGATCAAAAACATTTTAAAGGATAAAGGCAATCCGTTTAAAATCGCCATTGCATTTTCAGGCAAAAAGGCGGTCGATGGCGTGGAATACACCGAAGGAGATTTAAACGGTTTCGCAGAAAAAGACACCAGAGACAAATTTGATTCAGACGATTACCGTTTATTGGTGGTGGCAAACAAATACCTGACCGGGTTTGACCAGCCCAAACTTTGCACCATGTATGTGGACAAAAAACTGCAAGGCGTATTGGCGGTGCAGGCATTGAGCCGGTTGAACCGCGCAGCCGATAAACTGGGTAAGAAAACAGAAGACCTGTTCGTTTTGGACTTCTTTAATCAAGTAGAAGACATAAAAGCTTCCTTTGACCCATTCTATACATCAACCACCCTTAGCCGGGAAACAGACATCAATGTATTGCATGAACTGAAAGGAATACTGGATGACGTGGGCGTTTACGAATGGACTGAAGTAGAAACCTTCGTAGAAAAGTACTTTGAAGGAGTAGATGCGCAATTATTGAGTCCTCTTATTGATGTTGCAGCCAACAGATTCAACCATGAGTTAAATCTGGAAGATGATGAAAAAGCAGACTTTAAGATTAAGGCCAAACAATTTGTAAAAATCTATGGTCAAATGGCATCTATCATGAAGTATGAAAAAATAGAATGGGAAAAACTATTCTGGTTTTTAAAATTCCTTATTCCAAAACTGGTTGTTAAAACGAAAGAAGATGAATTGATTGACGAATTATTGGAATCGGTGGATCTATCCACTTACGGATTGGAACGCACCAAACTCAACCATTCGATTGCGTTAGATGATTCAGAAACAGAATTAGAGCCCCAAAATCCCAACCCCAGAGGTGCGCATGGCGGCGGGGAAGAAGTTGATCCGTTGGATGAAATTATCAGGACATTTAATGAAAGGTTTTACTCAGGCTGGGATGAAACCCCTGAAGAGTCGCGAATCAGGACAATCTCTTTTTTCAGAAATGTAACCCAGCATAAGGATTATGAATCAAAAGTGAAAAATAATTCGGACATGCAGAACAGCGAGATAGCTTTGAAAAAAATCATGGACGAAGTGTTTTTGGCAAAAAGAAAAGCCAATGTCGAAGAATACAAAAAGTGGGTAACTGACGAAGCGTATAAAATAGGCATGATTGAATTGATGAAGCGCATGATTGATATTCCGAATTTAGGGAGATAG
- a CDS encoding ATP-binding protein translates to MLTKLYLSNYRCYEIHEIEFSDTTVIVGKNNAGKSTLIEALRLVSIVTDKYKNAVYKSAPPWTGLGKIEKGIRPSIGRLEFSFDQIINQYGDPPAIINAFFKDSSQIKIFINIDGELFCQIIDSNGKPVNSSILAKETQIHKINILPQISPLQIAEKPLDKDYVNANLFSSLASRHFRNQLSYLNEYFNLFQALAESSWPSLRIVNFIKGVKSFNEVNPELIVQEGGFSTEVGRMGHGLQMWLQTIWFLARTPQTSTIVLDEPDVYMHADLQRKLIRILKGNFYQVITATHSIEIMSEVDYHNILVIDRRKEKSFLASDFPTIQKVIYNDIGSIHNLELARLWSAKKMLMVEGDDINLLKKFQNKLFPKSEEPLDNIPNMDIGGWGGWPYAIGSKMVLKNAADETIKVFCIFDSDYHIKPDIENRYEEAGKKGIEIHIWEKKEIENYFLVPSVILRALRKKNDSILITREILESKLNEIAENMKQEIEDNFASEVGKFYRRQNKIHDFIDDKYLNYETKNINVLARKIVEKKWSAPLSVVPGKKVLKELNKWLSSEYKVNTNITEIGNNFKVEEIDPEMANVLSAIEKGKSLK, encoded by the coding sequence ATGCTTACAAAGCTTTATCTTTCAAATTATCGATGCTATGAAATCCATGAAATTGAATTTTCCGATACAACAGTAATCGTAGGGAAAAACAATGCAGGAAAATCAACATTGATTGAAGCATTAAGACTGGTTTCAATTGTAACTGATAAATATAAAAATGCAGTTTATAAATCAGCTCCTCCTTGGACTGGGCTTGGCAAAATAGAAAAAGGCATTAGACCATCTATAGGAAGACTAGAGTTCTCTTTTGATCAAATCATTAATCAATATGGAGACCCTCCTGCCATTATTAACGCTTTTTTTAAGGATAGTTCTCAAATAAAAATCTTTATCAATATTGATGGAGAGCTTTTTTGTCAAATAATTGATTCTAATGGCAAACCTGTGAATTCTTCAATATTGGCTAAGGAAACTCAAATTCATAAAATCAACATCCTCCCACAGATATCCCCTCTACAGATAGCAGAAAAGCCGTTGGATAAAGATTATGTTAATGCCAACTTGTTCTCAAGCTTAGCTTCAAGGCATTTTAGAAATCAATTAAGCTATCTAAATGAATATTTTAATCTCTTTCAGGCTCTCGCAGAATCATCATGGCCTTCATTAAGAATCGTAAATTTCATAAAAGGTGTGAAATCATTTAATGAGGTAAACCCTGAATTAATAGTTCAGGAAGGTGGCTTTTCAACTGAAGTGGGAAGAATGGGTCATGGGCTACAAATGTGGCTGCAAACAATCTGGTTTCTTGCGAGGACCCCACAGACTTCAACAATAGTGCTTGATGAACCAGATGTTTATATGCACGCTGATCTTCAAAGGAAATTAATCAGAATTTTGAAAGGGAACTTTTATCAGGTCATTACAGCGACTCATTCAATAGAAATTATGTCAGAAGTTGATTACCACAATATTTTGGTAATTGACAGAAGAAAGGAAAAGTCATTTTTGGCTTCAGATTTCCCTACAATCCAAAAAGTTATATACAATGATATTGGATCAATTCATAACTTAGAACTAGCCCGCCTTTGGTCAGCAAAAAAAATGCTGATGGTTGAGGGAGATGACATAAATCTCCTTAAAAAATTCCAAAACAAATTATTCCCAAAGTCTGAGGAACCTTTGGATAACATTCCCAACATGGATATCGGAGGATGGGGAGGTTGGCCTTACGCTATCGGCTCGAAAATGGTCCTAAAAAATGCCGCTGATGAGACGATCAAAGTTTTCTGCATCTTTGATTCAGATTACCACATTAAACCAGATATCGAAAATAGATATGAAGAAGCAGGAAAAAAGGGTATTGAAATACATATTTGGGAAAAAAAGGAAATCGAAAATTATTTTTTAGTTCCTTCTGTCATTCTTAGGGCTTTAAGAAAGAAGAATGATTCGATTTTAATTACTCGAGAGATCCTAGAAAGTAAACTGAATGAAATTGCTGAAAATATGAAGCAGGAAATTGAAGACAATTTTGCCTCAGAAGTAGGCAAATTTTATCGAAGACAGAATAAAATTCATGATTTTATCGATGATAAGTATCTTAACTATGAAACAAAGAATATTAACGTTCTTGCGAGAAAAATTGTTGAGAAAAAGTGGTCGGCCCCATTAAGTGTTGTACCAGGTAAAAAGGTTTTAAAAGAACTAAATAAGTGGTTGAGTTCTGAATATAAAGTAAATACTAACATAACAGAAATTGGAAATAATTTTAAGGTTGAAGAAATCGACCCTGAAATGGCAAATGTTTTATCAGCAATTGAAAAGGGGAAATCATTAAAATAA
- a CDS encoding restriction endonuclease subunit S, with amino-acid sequence MMQFKKYDRYKDSGVEWLGEIPEGWQLLSNKYVFNLKKNQVGKKSSDYVLLSLTLKGVIQRVLEDGGKFPAEFDTYQEVKIGDFIFCLFDVEETPRCVGLSDYDGMITGAYTVMEVNPNFDKRYLYYFFLNLDSDKRLRPLYTGLRNTISKDNFFSFKTFIPPLPEQTAIANFLDDKTAKIDQAITQKEKLIALLKERKQILIQNAVTGKWSMVNGQWSMTPKEKLKDSGVEWIGEIPVGWEVKRLKNFVFIQSGLTLGKSYGKKKLVSIPYLRVANVQDGYFSLNQISEVEIPEVEIPRYLLKLGDILVTEGGDIDKLGRGTIWNSEIDPCIHQNHIFSVRLISPGISTKFISIVFGADYGRKYFTHTANKTTNLASTNSTKLGNFPIALPPLLTQHAIVAHIETQSTKIDQAITLQQTQIEKLKEYKATLIDSAVTGKIKVSEL; translated from the coding sequence ATGATGCAGTTTAAAAAATATGATCGATATAAAGACTCCGGCGTAGAATGGCTCGGAGAGATTCCTGAGGGGTGGCAACTATTATCTAATAAGTATGTTTTTAACCTAAAAAAAAATCAGGTAGGCAAAAAGTCTTCGGATTATGTTTTATTGTCTTTGACTTTAAAGGGTGTCATTCAGCGTGTCTTAGAAGACGGAGGGAAATTTCCAGCTGAGTTTGATACTTACCAAGAAGTTAAAATAGGAGATTTTATTTTTTGCCTTTTTGACGTTGAAGAAACACCAAGGTGTGTTGGACTGTCTGATTATGATGGTATGATTACAGGTGCATATACTGTAATGGAGGTCAATCCAAATTTCGATAAAAGGTATTTGTATTACTTTTTTTTGAATCTTGATTCTGATAAAAGACTGAGACCTCTTTATACTGGGCTTAGAAACACAATATCGAAAGACAATTTCTTTAGTTTCAAAACTTTTATCCCCCCCCTCCCCGAGCAAACCGCCATCGCCAACTTCCTCGACGACAAAACCGCCAAAATAGACCAGGCCATCACCCAAAAAGAAAAACTCATCGCCCTGCTCAAAGAACGCAAACAGATCCTCATCCAAAATGCCGTAACGGGGAAATGGTCAATGGTGAATGGTCAATGGTCAATGACTCCCAAAGAAAAACTCAAAGACTCAGGCGTGGAATGGATTGGGGAGATTCCGGTGGGATGGGAGGTGAAGAGGTTGAAGAATTTCGTCTTTATCCAATCGGGCTTAACGCTTGGGAAATCTTATGGAAAGAAAAAATTAGTATCAATCCCGTATTTAAGGGTTGCTAATGTCCAAGACGGATACTTTTCCCTAAACCAAATTTCGGAAGTTGAAATTCCTGAAGTTGAAATTCCTCGATACTTACTAAAACTAGGAGATATTTTGGTAACGGAAGGAGGCGATATTGACAAACTTGGAAGAGGTACAATATGGAATAGTGAAATAGATCCATGCATTCACCAAAACCATATATTCTCAGTTCGGTTGATTTCACCTGGTATTTCGACAAAATTTATCTCTATTGTTTTTGGTGCTGATTACGGGAGGAAGTATTTCACTCATACAGCAAATAAGACCACCAATTTAGCTTCTACCAACAGTACAAAACTTGGAAACTTCCCCATTGCACTTCCCCCTTTACTTACCCAACACGCCATCGTCGCCCACATCGAAACCCAATCCACCAAAATCGACCAGGCCATCACCCTCCAGCAGACCCAGATCGAAAAACTCAAGGAATACAAAGCCACGCTGATCGATAGTGCGGTGACGGGGAAAATAAAAGTGTCTGAACTATGA